Within the Gloeobacter kilaueensis JS1 genome, the region GTGTCTGTTTTCACAACCGCCCAGGCAATGTGTAAGAGTTTGCGAGCCGCAGCGCAAAGCGCTACCTTTGCCGGTTTACCGGCTGCTCGTAGCCGCTGGTAAAAGCTTTTAATCTGCTGATTGCAGCGGATCGCACTCAAGCTCGCCATATACAGCGCCGTGCGTAAGCGGGCATTGCCTGCATGGCCGATGCGCTCTGGTCTATGAAGGCTGGTGCCGCTACGGTGGGAGCGGGGAGCGAGACCCGCGTAGGCCACCGCCGCTTCCACCGTTGCACAGCAGCCGAAGTTGAGGGTACTCACCAACACCCACCCAGCGGTGACAGACCCAATGCCTTTGATAGTGCGCAGCTTGGTTGCAGCTTGATGCCAAAGCGAGTCTTGGGCGAGCAGCGCTTCTAGCTGAGCTTCCATCTGCGCAATCTGCTCATCGAAGGTGTGGCTCAACTGCTCCAGACTCGCTTGTACCGCCGCCACCACCAACGGAAATTGCCGCAGAGCGTGCAACTGGTTGTGCAGTTGTTGGCGTTGCTGCAGCAAGGCATCGCGATGCTGCAGGCGCTGTTGGAGTTGGTAATAAATCTCAGGCGGCGGCTGCCAAAGACCAGGTTGCAGGGCGGCAGCGAGTTGGGCAAGCGTCTGGGCATCAAGCGCATCGCTTTTGGAACGCTTGAGCAGTGCCCTGGCAAAGTAATGAGACTGAGCGGGGTTGACCACACTGACGGCAAAACCTTTGAGCGCCAGAAATGTGGCCAGTCGCATCCAGTAGGAGCCTGTGGCTTCGATGACCACTAACACCTCAGCGGCGGTGGGACAGACGGCGAGTAAGCGTTCGGCCAATTGGCAGTGTCCTTCGGGGGTTTGGGGCAGTGTGATGGCAGCGGTAGGCTTTGCGTGGGTGAGCAGCCAGGCGGCAGTGACAGTGAGTGCCGCCACATCAATACCGACAAATAGCTGATAGTCGTTTTGTGAACCGTCTCGCTGCATGAGTGTCTCCAGTTGAAGCTTCAGAGGAGGTAGGCAAGTTCCGCAGGACGGCAAAAGTCTAGCCTCGTGATACGTGGTCAGTGCCACTCGATACGGTTCAGCTTTGCCGGTCCTTGATAGCGGGGGACAATCTCTTCCACGCGGTCAAAGCCGCAAGGGGGGGCACAGTCCTCACCGCTACCTTGGAACCAATAGCAATATACGAGGGGGGGTTCACTGTAACTGGGCTGCAGGCGGGATGGGTGAGGGCAAGCAGGGCATGTGCCCAAGCAAGAAGGGTTACTTTGTACAGAAAAATATAGATTTGTATCAAACAAAAACCGGGCTGTTCACTTAGAGAGTAGCTGCAAGTATTTGTTGATTGAACGCAGCAAGGGGATATCCTGCTTAGAATCTGCCTCTGCTTTTGCAAGCAAAAGGGTCTGGCGAGCCGTTTCTCTCTCGCCTAAGGTGGCGTAGGCGAGTGCGAGGCGCAGGCGAGGTCTACCTTTGTTCTCGTCACCGTAACGGGCAAGGTCTGCTTTGTAGAGTGCGAGGGCGTACAGATAGTCTTGGCGAGCTTTCGTCTCGTCTCCGAGCAACTGCCAGGTCAATCCACGACCGATGTAGTGGTCGCCTTCAGCGTGTTGCAGATCGCTATCCCAGCGGATCGCCAGATCGAAGTCGCGCAACGCCTCCTGCAGGCGATTGAGCTTCACATAACACAAGCCCCGGTCGTAGAAAGCTATTTCAGGTTGAGACTGGCTCATCGCACTGAAATCTTCGCTCGCCTGTTGATATTTGCCCAGTGCATAGTAAGCACACCCACGGCTAAATCGGACAGTATAGGCTGGCCCTTCCTGTGCTCCAGGAAAGTTCAAAGCAGCAGTGTAGTCGATAATGGCTTGCTCTTCCTGGCCTAGAGCGTGTTGGGCTTCTCCCCGAGCGGCCAGCACAAGTGGCAGAAGCATTGCATCGGACGGGTCGGTAGGTGGATGTTCCAGTACCCAGCCACAGTCAGTGGTTGCCCCTGCCGGGTCACCGCTTTGTAAACGGCCAAGAATGCGCATCGCCCGGAGTGTGAAGTTGTCCCCTGGAGAATCGAGAACGATGTCGCAATCTATGAGGGCTTCGTCGATTTGTTGCAATTGCCAGTAGACAAGCGCACGCTCAGTTCGTGCCTGGATAGCAGTTGGGTCGAGTTGCAGCCCAGTAGTGTATTCGTCGAGAGCTGCTCGAAGAATACGGTCAGTCTCCTTCTTCTCCTCTTGCCAGGAGGTTTTCTTCACGGCTGACCTTTTGCTGGACTGGCTACCCAGTAAGGTCAGTCGGTTGGCGGCGCGCCGAAAAGAGCGATCGGCATCAGGTGTCTGCGAAAAGAGGATCTTGCCCTGGTCAAGCTGCCGGGAGAGCAGTTTGCTCCAGGCGGTCATTGGGGCTATTCCCAGTGCTTCCGAGTTCAACAAAAACGTGGGGACAAGCACAGCCTCTGCAAATCTGGCACCGGTCTTGCCTTTGGCCTCGGTTGCAACCAGCCCCCAGGCAGATACAGAGGTAAAAAGAACTGAGGTGGCACCAGAACGCAGGAAAGCTCGGCGAAACATCCTGCTCACCATTTCTCGACTCGTGAAGTACACCTCTATACTGTACAGCTGTCGATTGTCGCCAGGTCCGGTGCCCAGTGCTTATTCGACTGGCTGCTGCAGTGAACTGGTATTGTCGAGCGGTTCGGCAAACGCCCCCGATAGTACGGCCCCGGCTGGAAAACGGCGGGAAGCTGCCGGTTGCGCGTAGGCTTCCAGCGTCTGCTGGGTGATCCGCTCCCAGTCGTGATGGATGCGCACGTAGCGCTGGGCACTGCGGGCCATCGCTGAGAGTTCGCGCGAGTGCTGAATCGCCCAATCCAGTTCTGTGCGGCACGAATCGAGATTATCGACCTCGAAGAGTCGGCCCCGCCCACCGGCGGTGAGCTGGCGATGGGCCGGGATGTCGCTTGCCAGAATCGGCACACACTCCCGCATCGCTTCGAGCATGGCGAGGGGCAGCCCTTCGACTTTGGAGGGCAGGACAAAAAGCCCGGCACCGCGCAGGACTTCTGCCAGGCGAGTACCGACAAGCTCGCCCGTAAAGACGATGTTGCCGTCGCCTTCGGCCAGGTGGAGCAGCGTTTGGGTGTACTGGTCGGTATCGCTGGAGCTGCCCACCAGCACCAGTTTCCAGCCCGAGGGCCGCAGTTGCTGAAAGGCGCGGACGAGCAGATCCGGACACTTTTCGGGCACCAGGCGGCCCAGGAAGACCACGTAGCGCCCCTCCTCCAGGGCGAGAGAATCGGTGAAGGCGCTGCCGGGGGCGGTCTCGTCGAGGGCTCCTGGCCCGTTGGAGATATAGATCGTCTCGCGCCCGTAAAATTCTCGAAAATAAATATGCAGTTCTTCGGAGACGACGATCAGGCTGTCGGCGTGACGGACGGCCACCTGCTCGCCCAGGCGCAACAGGCGGCTGGAGAGCCGGCCCCACTTGGCGCGCTGCCAGTCCAGCCCGTGGCAGGTGACGACGATGCGGGCGCGGTTGAACCAGGCAGGAATCCAGCTAAAAAGTGCCGGACCCAGGGCGTGAAAGTGAATGACATCGTAGGCGACGCCGCTGGCGGCCACGGCGGCCAGAGCGCTGCAGAAGAGTGCCCCCAGACCTTTTCCGGTCGGGCAGGGCAGCGGAACGACCCGCACGCCGCGCACGCGATAGGAACCGCGATCGCAGCACTGGGCGTAGCTGGCGCGGGCATAGAGATCGACGCTGTGGCCAGCTTGAACCATGCGCGGGTAGATTTCTTCGCAGTGGCGCTCGATGCCGCCCTGTCTGGCGGGCAAGCCTTTGGCTCCAATTACGGCAATTTTCATCGGGGAATTCTCCAGGGGGGAAACAGCAGCAAGGACTAACAGGACGCGGGCCGGACGGTCGCCCTGCCGGAGCTTCGCCTCTGCCAGCGATCAAACATCCGGCCATAGACCTCGCCAACGACGCTCCGGGCGCTGTAGGGAGCGGCAGCGCGCAGACAGTCGCCCGCAGCAAAAGCCTGCGGACAGCGCAGCAGGTGGCCCAGGGCCGCCGCCAGTGCCTCCGGCGTGCGCTCCCGGCAGACGCTGCCACTACCAGGCACCAGCAGGCGGGGCGTCTCGCCGCAGTCGGTCGTAATCACCGGCGTACCGCTCGCGAGCGCTTCGAGGGCGACCATCGGCAGACCCTCGTAAGCGCTCGCGAGCACGAAGGCGCTGCTCAGCCGATGCAGGACCGCCAGCCGCTCCTGGCTCACCGGCCCGAGCAGAGAGACCTGCTTTTGCAGGCCAAGACGGCCCACCTCCTCCCGAACCGCCGTCAGCAGATCGCCGGTTCCGGCAACAAGTAGATGCACATCCGTCTGCTCCAGCCGGGCAAAGGCGCGCACGAGCAGGAGGGGATCTTTTTGGGCCTGCAGGCGACCGGCAAAGAGCAAAAAGCGCGTCTCCTCCCCAAGGCCCATCTGTGCTGCCAGGGCCCGGCGCTGCCGCAGGCGCTCCTCCCCTCCCAGCGGATAGAACACTTCCTCGTCCACCGTGTTGCGCAGGTCATGCACCCGCTTCGCCAGATGGGCATACTGCCGCCGATAAAACGCTGTCGAAGCGCTGTTGCAGGAGAGCACCTCGCTGAACTGCGGCAGCACCCACCTTTCGATCGCCCCATACACACCTGCCAGCTGCCGCCAGGGCTGCGCCTGCCGCTGCTGCTCCAGATCGTTATGCACGAAAAGCGTCTTATCCCCTGGCCAGCGGCGCGTCACCAGTGTCGGCTCCAGGCGGTGAAAGTGAAAAAAGTCTCCCTCGAACCGCCACCTGGCCAGCGCCGCCGTATAGCTCGCCGTCACCGGCACCCGGCTTTTGAAATTGTCATTTGGCAGGCGAAACAGCGGCAAAAAGTCAACCTCTCTACCGGCCAACTGTTCCTGCTGCCAGGCTCCGACCACGTGGTGAGAACTATCGCTCGTGCCGACCATCCGCACCCGAAACGCCTCGGGCGCGTACTTGATGTACGAGCGAATCGTCGTCTGGATACCGCCCAGACTGCTGTTCCAGGGATCGAACTGATAGAAAATCGTTACGACAGGCTTCGCCATAGCACAGGTCCGCATTCAAAAGTTAAATCTGCCCCTCACCCCCCGGCCCCCTCTCCCACAGGGATCTGTTCCCCTCACCCCCCGGCCCCCTCTCCCACAGGGGGCGAGGGGGAGAAGTAGTTGTCTTGAGGAAAGCCCGCGTCCCTGCGGACAAAATCCTCGCCGCCCCACCGAGCCGCCACAGACTCGGCGTCGGGGGGGAGGGTGAGGGGGCCACGGGTGTCCCCCTCACGCGGGGCGGGGGGTTTGGGGGGAGGGCGCGAAGGGCCCCTCCCCCCGATGGTTTTGTTTCCTCAAAGCAGCCCAACCAAAAGAACCCCCCAATGGTTTTGTTTCCTCAAAACAGCTCAACCCAAAGAGCCCCTCCCCCGAGGACTTCTATCTCCTCAAGCCAACTCACCCCCAGAGAACCCCTCCCCCGATGGCTCTGGTTTCTAATCAAAAGAAAATTCGTAGACGACCGCACCGATAAACTGCTTTTGCGACCGCTGCCGGGCATGGGCCTGCAAAAACTCGCGGCCATCGGCGACCAGTTCCCGGCCAGCAGACGCGAGAATCAAAAGTCGTCCGTGCTCCGCCTCAAGCTGGCGGTAGAGTTGCTTGAGGCTGCCGATATTGTTCTGAACAGATTGGGGAGGCAATCGGCCAAAGCG harbors:
- a CDS encoding glycosyltransferase family 4 protein — its product is MKIAVIGAKGLPARQGGIERHCEEIYPRMVQAGHSVDLYARASYAQCCDRGSYRVRGVRVVPLPCPTGKGLGALFCSALAAVAASGVAYDVIHFHALGPALFSWIPAWFNRARIVVTCHGLDWQRAKWGRLSSRLLRLGEQVAVRHADSLIVVSEELHIYFREFYGRETIYISNGPGALDETAPGSAFTDSLALEEGRYVVFLGRLVPEKCPDLLVRAFQQLRPSGWKLVLVGSSSDTDQYTQTLLHLAEGDGNIVFTGELVGTRLAEVLRGAGLFVLPSKVEGLPLAMLEAMRECVPILASDIPAHRQLTAGGRGRLFEVDNLDSCRTELDWAIQHSRELSAMARSAQRYVRIHHDWERITQQTLEAYAQPAASRRFPAGAVLSGAFAEPLDNTSSLQQPVE
- a CDS encoding glycosyltransferase, encoding MAKPVVTIFYQFDPWNSSLGGIQTTIRSYIKYAPEAFRVRMVGTSDSSHHVVGAWQQEQLAGREVDFLPLFRLPNDNFKSRVPVTASYTAALARWRFEGDFFHFHRLEPTLVTRRWPGDKTLFVHNDLEQQRQAQPWRQLAGVYGAIERWVLPQFSEVLSCNSASTAFYRRQYAHLAKRVHDLRNTVDEEVFYPLGGEERLRQRRALAAQMGLGEETRFLLFAGRLQAQKDPLLLVRAFARLEQTDVHLLVAGTGDLLTAVREEVGRLGLQKQVSLLGPVSQERLAVLHRLSSAFVLASAYEGLPMVALEALASGTPVITTDCGETPRLLVPGSGSVCRERTPEALAAALGHLLRCPQAFAAGDCLRAAAPYSARSVVGEVYGRMFDRWQRRSSGRATVRPASC
- a CDS encoding IS110 family transposase, whose amino-acid sequence is MQRDGSQNDYQLFVGIDVAALTVTAAWLLTHAKPTAAITLPQTPEGHCQLAERLLAVCPTAAEVLVVIEATGSYWMRLATFLALKGFAVSVVNPAQSHYFARALLKRSKSDALDAQTLAQLAAALQPGLWQPPPEIYYQLQQRLQHRDALLQQRQQLHNQLHALRQFPLVVAAVQASLEQLSHTFDEQIAQMEAQLEALLAQDSLWHQAATKLRTIKGIGSVTAGWVLVSTLNFGCCATVEAAVAYAGLAPRSHRSGTSLHRPERIGHAGNARLRTALYMASLSAIRCNQQIKSFYQRLRAAGKPAKVALCAAARKLLHIAWAVVKTDTPFDAEHGRLVCLQ
- a CDS encoding tetratricopeptide repeat protein; translation: MFRRAFLRSGATSVLFTSVSAWGLVATEAKGKTGARFAEAVLVPTFLLNSEALGIAPMTAWSKLLSRQLDQGKILFSQTPDADRSFRRAANRLTLLGSQSSKRSAVKKTSWQEEKKETDRILRAALDEYTTGLQLDPTAIQARTERALVYWQLQQIDEALIDCDIVLDSPGDNFTLRAMRILGRLQSGDPAGATTDCGWVLEHPPTDPSDAMLLPLVLAARGEAQHALGQEEQAIIDYTAALNFPGAQEGPAYTVRFSRGCAYYALGKYQQASEDFSAMSQSQPEIAFYDRGLCYVKLNRLQEALRDFDLAIRWDSDLQHAEGDHYIGRGLTWQLLGDETKARQDYLYALALYKADLARYGDENKGRPRLRLALAYATLGERETARQTLLLAKAEADSKQDIPLLRSINKYLQLLSK